From Nitratidesulfovibrio vulgaris str. Hildenborough, a single genomic window includes:
- a CDS encoding N-acyl homoserine lactonase family protein produces the protein MKYRIHPIVMGSKVFDKGMMTYQLDYGTPYTIPIYCWYIEGGDKKILVDTGEMQPIVSEDREKALGGHIHTFEEGLARFGLKPEDIDIIIHTHLHNDHCENDYKCPNAEIYVHEKELESIHDPHPLDFRYMEDYIADVEDNGQLRVVSGAEQEIVPGIRVVHTPAHTEGGLTVLVDTDKGRAAITGFCIIDENLNPPKQIRAMEMEVIPPGTCINPKESYDILLRVKDMADIILPLHEPRFASGEAIG, from the coding sequence ATGAAATACAGAATCCACCCCATCGTCATGGGTTCGAAGGTGTTCGACAAGGGCATGATGACCTATCAACTCGACTACGGCACGCCCTACACCATCCCCATCTACTGCTGGTACATCGAAGGCGGCGACAAGAAGATTCTCGTCGACACCGGCGAAATGCAGCCCATCGTCTCCGAAGACCGCGAGAAGGCCCTCGGCGGGCATATCCACACCTTCGAAGAGGGGCTGGCGCGCTTCGGCCTCAAGCCCGAAGACATCGACATCATCATCCACACCCACCTGCACAACGACCACTGCGAGAACGACTACAAGTGCCCCAACGCGGAGATATACGTCCACGAGAAGGAACTCGAGAGCATCCACGACCCGCACCCCCTCGACTTCCGCTACATGGAGGACTACATCGCCGACGTGGAGGACAATGGACAATTGCGCGTGGTGAGTGGGGCTGAACAGGAGATAGTGCCCGGCATCCGCGTTGTGCACACGCCCGCCCACACAGAGGGCGGCCTCACCGTGCTGGTGGATACCGACAAGGGCCGCGCCGCCATCACCGGGTTCTGCATCATCGACGAGAACCTCAACCCGCCCAAGCAGATACGGGCCATGGAGATGGAGGTCATCCCTCCGGGAACCTGCATCAACCCCAAGGAAAGCTACGACATCCTGCTGCGGGTGAAGGACATGGCAGACATCATCCTGCCGCTGCACGAACCCCGTTTCGCATCGGGCGAAGCCATCGGCTAG
- a CDS encoding rubrerythrin family protein, whose translation MSKTHENMMAAFAGESQANRKYLAFARQAEKEGLPQVAKLFRAAAEAETIHALAHLRNAGKIGSTADNLKSAIEGETYEFTKMYPEMITEAEAEGEKVPGRYFGWANAVEEVHANLYKKALADPAALPEVDYYVCSVCGYTHEGPHDGKCPVCNAAPSAFYKVD comes from the coding sequence ATGTCCAAGACCCATGAGAACATGATGGCTGCTTTCGCCGGTGAGTCCCAGGCCAACCGCAAGTACCTCGCCTTTGCCCGTCAGGCTGAGAAGGAAGGCCTGCCGCAGGTCGCCAAGCTGTTCCGTGCCGCCGCCGAAGCCGAGACCATCCACGCCCTCGCCCACCTGCGCAATGCGGGCAAAATCGGTTCCACCGCCGACAACCTCAAGTCCGCCATCGAGGGCGAGACCTACGAATTCACCAAGATGTACCCCGAAATGATCACTGAAGCCGAAGCCGAAGGTGAAAAGGTCCCCGGCCGCTACTTCGGCTGGGCCAATGCAGTGGAAGAAGTGCATGCCAATCTTTACAAGAAGGCCCTTGCCGACCCCGCCGCCCTGCCGGAAGTGGACTACTATGTCTGTTCCGTATGCGGATACACCCACGAAGGCCCGCACGACGGCAAGTGCCCGGTGTGCAACGCAGCCCCTTCCGCCTTCTACAAGGTCGACTAG
- a CDS encoding methyl-accepting chemotaxis protein codes for MNTTRTIGLRTKLLTAFLLGSCITLTIAMIGINRLHALDVADTRLYERMTVPLDAIGNAAVAFQRTRINMRDALNAPTEAERAKARETIRGLRGTLDKDLAIFGKALDSESERRDFDTFEKTRQTYQALMDKVFLLQESGQHDEAVSIVNGEGRDLAHRYQELLDKLVQAKVSAARQTSTDNSDLADKATALMYLLTALGLLVSVGSGLLLTRNVMNQLGEDPGYLAQVAGEIASGNLDVRFREQKREGGVYHVMRGMVQTMKDKITEAEAQTAEAAEQARLARIATDEANAAKTAAERARAEGMMHAAQQLDKVVEIVSSASEELSAQIEQSSRGAEVQSQRVAETATAMEEMNATVLEVARNASQAADSSAEARAKAVAGSDVVTQAVASIRSVQTVSLALKEDMAALGKQAEGIGRIMNVISDIADQTNLLALNAAIEAARAGDAGRGFAVVADEVRKLAEKTMAATQEVGDAIRGIQQGAARNMEHVENTTTTIHQATELAGQSGTALEEIVRLVEVATDQVRSIAAASEEQSAASEEISRSVDEINRISGETSSAMNQSAQAVGELAAQTHSLRGLIDRMKTGG; via the coding sequence ATGAACACGACTCGCACCATCGGCCTGCGGACCAAGCTCCTCACGGCTTTTCTTTTGGGCTCTTGTATCACCCTCACCATCGCCATGATCGGCATCAACAGGCTTCATGCCCTCGACGTCGCAGATACTAGACTCTACGAACGCATGACCGTACCCCTCGACGCCATAGGCAACGCTGCCGTGGCCTTCCAGCGCACCCGTATCAACATGCGCGACGCCCTCAACGCACCGACCGAGGCCGAACGGGCAAAAGCACGCGAGACCATCCGTGGCCTTCGCGGCACCTTGGACAAGGACCTTGCCATTTTCGGGAAGGCTCTCGACTCGGAATCCGAACGCAGGGACTTTGATACCTTCGAGAAGACCCGACAGACCTATCAGGCGCTGATGGACAAGGTCTTCCTGCTTCAGGAATCTGGCCAGCACGATGAGGCCGTATCCATCGTCAATGGAGAAGGACGCGACCTTGCCCACAGATATCAGGAGCTTCTTGACAAGCTCGTGCAGGCGAAGGTCTCAGCGGCAAGACAGACCTCCACGGACAACTCCGACCTCGCTGACAAGGCCACGGCCCTCATGTATCTGCTCACCGCCCTCGGTCTGCTGGTCTCCGTGGGGTCGGGCCTGTTGCTCACCCGCAACGTCATGAACCAGCTGGGTGAAGACCCGGGCTACCTTGCACAGGTCGCGGGCGAAATCGCCTCCGGCAACCTCGACGTCCGGTTCCGGGAACAGAAAAGGGAAGGCGGCGTCTACCATGTCATGCGTGGCATGGTGCAGACCATGAAAGACAAGATTACAGAGGCTGAAGCGCAGACCGCCGAAGCCGCCGAACAGGCGCGACTTGCACGCATCGCCACCGACGAGGCCAACGCAGCCAAGACGGCGGCGGAACGCGCAAGGGCTGAAGGGATGATGCACGCGGCACAGCAGCTGGACAAGGTCGTCGAGATCGTGAGCAGTGCCAGCGAAGAACTCTCCGCACAGATAGAGCAGTCCAGCCGTGGCGCGGAAGTCCAGTCGCAACGCGTGGCCGAGACAGCCACGGCCATGGAGGAGATGAACGCCACAGTCCTTGAGGTGGCGCGCAACGCCTCACAGGCTGCCGACTCGTCCGCAGAGGCGCGCGCCAAGGCCGTAGCGGGTTCCGACGTGGTGACGCAGGCCGTGGCGAGCATCCGTTCCGTCCAGACCGTGTCTCTGGCACTCAAAGAGGATATGGCAGCACTGGGCAAACAGGCCGAAGGCATAGGCCGCATCATGAACGTGATCAGCGACATCGCCGACCAGACCAACCTGTTGGCCCTCAATGCCGCCATAGAGGCGGCGCGGGCTGGCGACGCCGGACGCGGCTTCGCCGTTGTCGCCGACGAGGTGCGCAAACTGGCCGAAAAGACCATGGCTGCGACGCAGGAGGTGGGTGACGCCATCCGCGGCATCCAGCAGGGTGCGGCACGCAACATGGAGCACGTGGAGAACACGACGACCACCATCCATCAGGCCACCGAACTGGCAGGGCAGTCCGGGACCGCCCTTGAGGAGATCGTCCGCCTTGTGGAGGTCGCCACCGATCAGGTTCGCAGCATCGCCGCAGCCAGCGAGGAGCAGTCCGCAGCCAGCGAGGAGATAAGCCGCAGCGTGGACGAGATCAATCGCATCTCGGGCGAGACGTCGAGCGCCATGAACCAGTCGGCGCAGGCCGTGGGAGAACTCGCGGCACAGACGCACAGCCTGCGCGGGCTCATCGACAGGATGAAGACCGGAGGTTAG
- a CDS encoding CesT family type III secretion system chaperone gives MHNAPLFQSALAQLACDLDIAGLDFDEGGFVNLDVDKDDGISIYRDEQRTCLVLAGVVGPVDEGTLFALAPDLLALALVPMNTPAPCPGYDEEQGLLVVYQHYPVFDAPAPGEMGKVLSGFIAYLKTMRRLAASAQDRLISLQEESPAPESGLKV, from the coding sequence ATGCATAACGCCCCCCTCTTCCAGAGTGCCCTTGCCCAACTGGCCTGCGACCTCGACATCGCCGGGCTGGATTTCGATGAAGGCGGTTTTGTGAACCTCGACGTGGATAAGGACGACGGCATCTCCATCTACCGCGACGAACAACGTACCTGCCTCGTGCTTGCGGGGGTCGTGGGGCCTGTGGACGAGGGGACGCTCTTTGCCCTTGCCCCCGACCTTCTGGCCCTTGCCCTCGTTCCCATGAACACCCCGGCACCATGCCCCGGCTACGACGAGGAACAGGGGCTGCTCGTGGTCTACCAGCATTATCCGGTCTTCGATGCCCCGGCACCCGGCGAAATGGGGAAGGTGCTTTCCGGCTTCATCGCGTATCTCAAGACGATGCGCCGCCTTGCAGCCTCGGCACAGGACAGGTTGATATCATTGCAGGAAGAATCCCCTGCGCCAGAATCCGGCCTCAAGGTCTAG
- a CDS encoding UbiD family decarboxylase, with protein MTYRNLSSCLIDLERNGHLIRIDTEVDARLELAAIQRRAFRAKAPAMLFTRVKGCRFPMVANLYGTRDRIRFIFRDTLRAVEGIFRLKIDPFDLFRHPQRYLGVPRSLWGMMPRTVRRGPVLECRTTVRELPQLVSWPMDGGGYVTLPQVYTESPDRPGFMHSNMGMYRVQLTGDHYEPDREVGLHYQIHRGIGYHHAEALRRGEPLRVNIFVGGPPAMTVAAVMPLPEGIAEVLFAGALGGFRIPMIRRAGGLPILAEADFCISGTIAPHQKPEGPFGDHLGYYSLAHDFPVLRVDAVHHRRDAVWPFTTVGRPPQEDTVFGEFIHELTAALVPQVFAGVHEVHAVDAAGVHPLLLAVGSERYVPYAGERQPQELITCGMALLGNTQTSLSKYVIIGAREDDHDLSAHDIPAFFTHMLERTDFSRDLHFITRTTIDTLDYTGISLNQGSKVVWAAAGSRRRDLADTLPETLTLPDGFGSPRLFHKGIVVLRGPRHTARRDEHDPAMERLAQSLDDVRGLSGVPLFVVVDDADFTAADWDNFLWVTFTRSDPATDLYGVGASTHCKHWGCRGPLIVDARLKSFHAPALETDPEVERRVDALAAPGGPLHGYL; from the coding sequence GTGACCTACAGAAATCTCTCGAGTTGCCTCATCGACCTCGAACGCAACGGGCATCTCATCCGCATCGACACCGAGGTCGACGCCCGTCTCGAACTGGCCGCCATCCAGCGGCGCGCCTTCCGCGCCAAGGCCCCCGCCATGCTTTTCACGCGGGTGAAGGGATGCCGCTTTCCCATGGTCGCCAACCTCTACGGAACCCGCGACCGCATCCGTTTCATCTTCCGCGATACGCTGCGCGCCGTGGAGGGCATCTTCCGCCTCAAGATAGACCCCTTCGACCTCTTCAGGCATCCGCAACGCTATCTCGGTGTTCCGCGGTCGCTGTGGGGAATGATGCCCCGGACGGTACGCCGCGGCCCGGTGCTCGAATGCCGCACCACGGTGCGCGAACTGCCTCAGCTGGTATCATGGCCCATGGATGGCGGCGGCTACGTCACCCTGCCACAGGTGTACACCGAAAGCCCCGACCGTCCCGGCTTCATGCACTCCAACATGGGCATGTACCGCGTCCAGCTCACGGGCGACCACTACGAACCCGACCGCGAGGTGGGGCTGCACTACCAGATACACCGCGGCATAGGCTATCACCACGCGGAGGCACTACGTCGCGGCGAACCGCTGCGCGTCAACATCTTCGTGGGCGGGCCGCCAGCCATGACCGTCGCTGCCGTCATGCCCCTGCCTGAAGGCATCGCCGAAGTACTCTTCGCCGGGGCCTTGGGCGGATTCCGCATCCCCATGATACGTCGCGCTGGCGGTCTGCCCATTCTCGCAGAAGCCGACTTCTGCATCTCGGGCACCATCGCCCCCCACCAGAAGCCGGAAGGGCCCTTCGGTGACCACCTCGGCTACTACAGCCTCGCCCACGACTTTCCTGTACTGCGGGTCGATGCCGTCCACCACAGGCGTGACGCGGTGTGGCCCTTCACCACCGTGGGGCGCCCTCCGCAGGAGGACACGGTGTTCGGCGAGTTCATCCACGAACTCACCGCTGCGCTGGTACCGCAGGTCTTCGCCGGGGTGCACGAGGTGCATGCCGTGGACGCAGCGGGCGTGCATCCGCTTCTGCTGGCCGTGGGCAGCGAACGGTATGTGCCCTACGCCGGGGAACGCCAGCCGCAGGAACTCATCACATGCGGCATGGCATTGCTGGGCAACACCCAGACCTCGCTCTCGAAATACGTCATCATCGGGGCACGCGAAGACGACCATGACCTGTCGGCCCACGACATCCCGGCTTTCTTCACGCACATGCTCGAGCGCACCGACTTCTCGCGCGACCTGCACTTCATCACCCGCACCACCATCGACACCCTCGACTACACGGGCATCAGCCTCAATCAGGGGTCGAAGGTGGTATGGGCCGCCGCAGGGTCTCGCCGCCGCGACCTCGCCGACACCCTGCCCGAGACGCTGACGCTGCCCGACGGCTTCGGCAGCCCGCGCCTGTTCCACAAGGGCATCGTCGTGTTGCGCGGCCCACGGCATACAGCCCGTCGTGACGAACACGACCCGGCCATGGAACGGCTGGCACAGAGTCTTGACGATGTGCGCGGACTCTCCGGCGTCCCCCTGTTCGTTGTCGTGGACGACGCCGACTTCACGGCTGCCGACTGGGACAACTTCCTGTGGGTGACCTTCACACGCTCCGACCCCGCCACCGACCTCTACGGTGTGGGGGCGTCGACCCACTGCAAGCACTGGGGGTGCCGCGGGCCCCTCATCGTCGACGCACGCCTCAAGTCGTTCCATGCCCCGGCACTGGAGACCGACCCCGAGGTGGAACGTCGCGTCGATGCGCTGGCAGCCCCCGGCGGGCCGCTTCACGGCTATCTCTAG
- a CDS encoding IMPACT family protein — translation MSARYPIPDLAPGVFHREEETIRRSRFIVTLAHAPDTASAHAFVQAIRREHPDATHNCWAFAAGAPGATARVGFSDDGEPHGTAGRPMLTMLLHGGVGEVAAVVTRYFGGVKLGTGGLVRAYQGLVRIGLDTLPRRERIIPVRVEVVIDYTQVTLFQRLLPTFEAVTVAERFGVDAVFEVSLPHERLAMFEAALVEMTGGAVLTSVLDAAADDDQERACGQGGATQPAIARHEAGGDDDTAG, via the coding sequence ATGAGTGCGCGTTACCCCATACCAGACCTCGCCCCCGGCGTCTTCCACCGTGAGGAGGAGACGATACGCCGTAGCCGCTTCATCGTCACGCTGGCACATGCCCCCGACACGGCTTCGGCCCATGCCTTCGTGCAGGCCATCCGGCGTGAACACCCGGATGCCACGCACAATTGCTGGGCCTTCGCGGCGGGCGCACCCGGTGCCACAGCCCGCGTAGGATTCAGCGATGACGGTGAACCGCACGGCACGGCGGGGCGGCCCATGCTGACCATGCTGCTGCATGGCGGAGTGGGTGAGGTGGCGGCGGTGGTGACACGATATTTCGGTGGGGTCAAGCTTGGTACCGGGGGCCTCGTCCGGGCGTATCAGGGCCTCGTGCGCATAGGTCTTGATACGTTGCCGCGGCGTGAGCGCATCATTCCCGTGCGTGTGGAGGTGGTCATCGACTATACGCAGGTGACGCTCTTCCAGCGGCTGCTGCCGACGTTCGAGGCGGTGACGGTGGCAGAACGTTTCGGTGTCGACGCCGTCTTCGAGGTCTCGCTGCCGCATGAACGTCTTGCCATGTTCGAGGCGGCACTGGTGGAGATGACCGGGGGGGCCGTGCTCACCTCTGTCCTTGATGCTGCCGCAGATGATGATCAGGAAAGGGCCTGCGGTCAGGGTGGGGCCACGCAGCCCGCCATCGCGCGGCATGAGGCTGGCGGGGACGATGACACGGCGGGCTAG
- a CDS encoding type IA DNA topoisomerase, which yields MSKTLIIAEKPSVAREIAPLVGAQGRRAGYLEGPDHLVSWAVGHLVGIAEPEEQDEAWAGRWTLEQLPMLPPRFQLRVLPETADQFSVLQRLLLDDRVTGIVNATDAGREGELIFRRIYLVAGCDKPVRRLWASDMTEEGLRKSLARLLPDEEKRNLGLAAFARAEADWLVGMNFSRLFTVKSGGLVSVGRVQTPVLCLLADRRRDIEHFTPQDFWTVEATFDKNLDAGTSTGTRPMTSPAARSTVPCLAESGPATGDAPPAPDGDRTTQSEAQTDEGTKPDAQADALSDASSAAPATSAPDTPVASDVPDAEIAAPEAAANDDRFRGVWHRPPDRRETRVDSGEEADAIATACTGKLGIVESVQGRAGTQQPPLPFDLTTLQREANTRFGYSAKDTLTHAQSLYETRKLITYPRTDSRHLTKELFGEILNHLRAVHHLYPEETMLAVGRIKSGKARFACVDDRKVTDHHAIIPTARKGNLTQLSAPERNIYDMVCRRTIAAFCPEAKFSTSTVTVMVGEHPFIAKGKVFKDKGWMVVEPWRTAEDTPLPQLRKGSKLLTLDVGPVKRQTKAPAHFTDASLLAAMETAGRLVEDDALRQAMKERGLGTPATRAQVIETLVARGYVAKQGKKLVATDRGMQVAETVTTLLPDVASPELTGQWEKRLKDIEAGADSYPAFMRSIRESVWHGVHRIRNRDIRPLLRDIAARNSRPPDGRCPLCGGDVVETPRGFACKGDSKGKTEGDSTAARCPFIIWKEMHGKAMDEDIVRELLAKGRTAEAFDLTSRQGKSFRAHLVLEGGRVGLDFVRDRTPFRRDEDPQRTVHATGARPAAVPDVDTTSDAHPGADDASAPLTESSHAEGG from the coding sequence ATGTCCAAAACGCTCATCATCGCCGAAAAGCCCTCCGTGGCCCGTGAAATCGCCCCCCTCGTCGGCGCACAGGGGCGCCGTGCAGGCTACCTTGAAGGCCCCGACCATCTGGTCAGCTGGGCCGTCGGACATCTTGTGGGCATCGCGGAACCCGAAGAACAGGACGAGGCATGGGCCGGACGCTGGACACTCGAGCAACTGCCCATGCTCCCCCCGCGCTTCCAGTTGCGCGTACTGCCCGAAACGGCAGACCAGTTTTCCGTACTCCAGCGTCTGCTGCTGGACGACCGGGTGACCGGCATCGTCAACGCCACCGACGCCGGACGCGAGGGCGAACTCATCTTCCGGCGTATCTACCTCGTGGCGGGATGTGACAAACCGGTGCGCCGCCTGTGGGCCAGCGACATGACAGAGGAAGGTCTGCGCAAGAGCCTCGCAAGGCTACTGCCCGACGAGGAGAAGCGTAACCTCGGCCTTGCCGCCTTCGCCCGCGCCGAAGCCGACTGGCTTGTGGGCATGAACTTCTCGCGCCTGTTCACCGTCAAATCTGGCGGCCTCGTCTCCGTGGGGCGCGTCCAGACCCCCGTACTGTGCCTGCTGGCCGACCGCCGCCGCGACATCGAGCACTTCACCCCGCAGGACTTCTGGACCGTGGAGGCGACGTTCGACAAGAACCTCGATGCTGGCACGTCGACCGGCACAAGGCCGATGACGTCTCCCGCAGCCCGCAGCACCGTGCCCTGCCTCGCGGAATCCGGCCCTGCCACCGGCGATGCCCCTCCTGCACCCGACGGTGACAGGACAACACAGTCCGAGGCCCAGACAGACGAGGGAACGAAGCCCGACGCGCAAGCAGACGCCCTTTCAGATGCCTCATCTGCCGCACCAGCAACATCCGCGCCGGACACTCCCGTCGCGTCGGATGTCCCCGATGCTGAAATCGCCGCCCCCGAAGCCGCCGCAAACGACGACAGGTTCCGTGGCGTATGGCACCGCCCCCCCGACCGCCGGGAGACGCGCGTGGACAGCGGCGAAGAAGCCGACGCCATCGCCACGGCATGCACCGGAAAGCTGGGCATCGTCGAATCCGTACAGGGTCGCGCAGGAACGCAACAGCCCCCCCTGCCCTTCGACCTGACGACTCTCCAGCGTGAAGCCAACACCCGCTTCGGCTACTCTGCCAAGGATACGCTGACCCACGCCCAGTCGCTGTACGAGACGCGCAAACTCATCACCTACCCGCGTACCGACTCGCGCCACCTCACCAAGGAACTCTTCGGCGAGATTCTCAACCATTTGCGTGCGGTGCATCACCTCTACCCTGAAGAGACCATGCTCGCCGTAGGGCGCATCAAGTCGGGCAAGGCCAGATTCGCCTGCGTCGACGACCGCAAGGTCACCGACCACCACGCCATCATCCCCACGGCACGCAAGGGCAATCTGACGCAACTTTCCGCACCTGAACGCAACATCTACGACATGGTCTGCCGCCGCACCATCGCGGCCTTCTGCCCCGAGGCGAAGTTCAGCACGTCCACCGTCACCGTCATGGTGGGCGAACACCCCTTCATCGCCAAGGGCAAGGTCTTCAAGGACAAGGGCTGGATGGTCGTCGAACCGTGGCGCACAGCCGAAGACACCCCCCTGCCCCAACTCCGCAAGGGGTCTAAGCTGCTCACCCTCGATGTGGGGCCAGTCAAACGCCAGACCAAGGCCCCGGCACATTTCACCGACGCCTCGCTACTCGCCGCCATGGAAACCGCAGGGCGGCTGGTCGAGGACGATGCGTTGCGACAGGCCATGAAGGAAAGGGGCCTCGGCACTCCGGCGACCCGGGCGCAGGTCATCGAAACCCTCGTGGCCCGCGGCTATGTGGCGAAGCAGGGCAAGAAACTCGTCGCCACCGACCGGGGCATGCAGGTCGCGGAGACCGTCACCACCCTGCTGCCCGATGTGGCCTCGCCCGAACTCACAGGGCAATGGGAAAAACGCCTCAAGGACATCGAAGCCGGGGCCGACAGCTACCCCGCCTTCATGCGTTCCATCCGCGAAAGCGTGTGGCACGGCGTCCATCGCATCCGCAACCGCGACATCCGCCCCCTGTTGCGCGACATCGCCGCGCGTAACAGCCGCCCGCCGGACGGGCGCTGCCCCCTGTGCGGTGGCGACGTCGTGGAGACGCCGCGCGGGTTCGCCTGCAAGGGCGACTCCAAGGGCAAGACAGAGGGTGACTCCACCGCCGCCCGCTGCCCGTTCATCATCTGGAAGGAGATGCACGGAAAGGCCATGGATGAGGACATCGTGCGAGAATTGCTCGCCAAGGGCCGCACAGCGGAGGCCTTCGACCTCACATCCCGGCAGGGCAAGAGCTTCCGGGCGCACCTCGTCCTCGAAGGAGGACGGGTGGGCCTCGATTTCGTGCGCGACAGAACCCCCTTCCGCCGCGACGAAGACCCGCAACGCACCGTCCATGCTACGGGGGCACGCCCTGCCGCAGTCCCTGACGTCGACACGACTTCCGATGCACATCCCGGTGCGGATGATGCTTCCGCCCCCCTCACCGAATCTTCTCACGCTGAAGGTGGCTAA
- the pgl gene encoding 6-phosphogluconolactonase: MFRSRSIHLSLHIHKNPAAMAERAAHLLADCCEQAIAERGVFNLALSGGSTPIPLFRLLSSSDWAERLPWEKIAVYWVDERCVGPEHPQSNYGVARRELLGNVPATRFYRMKGEADPVDAALAYEKLLREHFNLGPGEFPRFDCVILGMGDDGHTASLFPGEPGLQECERLVIDQYVRRLKTDRLTLTLPVLNNARCCLFLVTGEEKHDVLSKALNLLSEPSLPAHFVRPPSGDLVWIVDDAAARGPEK, encoded by the coding sequence ATGTTCCGCAGCCGTTCCATCCACCTCTCGCTGCACATCCACAAGAACCCCGCCGCCATGGCAGAGCGCGCCGCCCACCTGCTGGCCGACTGCTGCGAACAGGCCATCGCGGAACGGGGCGTGTTCAATCTGGCCCTTTCTGGCGGCTCCACCCCCATCCCGCTTTTCAGACTGCTTTCAAGCTCCGACTGGGCCGAACGGCTGCCGTGGGAGAAGATAGCCGTATACTGGGTGGACGAGCGCTGCGTCGGCCCCGAGCATCCCCAGAGCAACTACGGCGTGGCCCGCCGTGAACTGCTCGGCAACGTACCCGCCACGCGCTTCTACCGCATGAAGGGCGAAGCCGACCCCGTGGATGCGGCCCTCGCCTACGAGAAGCTCCTGCGCGAGCATTTCAACCTCGGCCCGGGCGAATTCCCGCGCTTCGACTGTGTCATCCTCGGCATGGGCGACGACGGGCACACCGCCTCGCTCTTTCCGGGCGAACCCGGCCTTCAGGAATGTGAACGGCTTGTCATCGACCAGTACGTCCGCAGGCTCAAGACCGACAGGCTCACCCTCACCCTGCCCGTGCTCAACAACGCCCGGTGCTGTCTCTTCCTCGTCACGGGCGAAGAGAAGCACGACGTGCTCTCCAAGGCCCTGAACCTGCTCTCCGAACCTTCACTGCCCGCCCATTTCGTGCGTCCGCCCTCCGGCGACCTTGTATGGATCGTCGACGACGCGGCAGCACGCGGCCCCGAAAAGTAG
- a CDS encoding winged helix-turn-helix domain-containing protein → MSRPRQGPDVGISSGIIMLLTVRAESAPLIDFLRTGLAPEGVRVRSIAPDAPAPIEGGALLTTDPEEPGRVPHLCAVLLLDRDTPTPKGRDAPPVLRMPFSLGALCDVLRAAGCHPLAGPNTLAAGELTLALDTGRVTRDYGILALHPQERYLLERLLRQPGRVLHRADIGPWCFDYEAPPRPGQIDVLVSRLRRRLDRNFERPMLHTMRGVGYVLHP, encoded by the coding sequence ATGTCCCGCCCTCGACAAGGCCCGGACGTTGGCATATCTTCGGGCATCATCATGCTGCTCACCGTCCGCGCCGAAAGCGCCCCTCTTATCGACTTCCTGCGAACGGGCCTCGCCCCTGAAGGGGTGCGGGTGCGCAGCATTGCGCCCGATGCCCCGGCCCCCATCGAAGGGGGGGCACTGCTGACGACAGACCCTGAAGAACCCGGGCGTGTACCGCACCTGTGTGCCGTACTCCTGCTTGACCGCGACACGCCAACGCCCAAGGGTCGCGACGCACCGCCCGTGCTGCGGATGCCCTTCTCGCTTGGGGCACTCTGTGACGTGCTTCGTGCGGCTGGCTGCCATCCTCTTGCGGGACCGAACACACTGGCAGCCGGAGAGTTGACCCTCGCCCTCGACACCGGACGCGTCACACGCGACTACGGCATACTTGCCTTGCACCCGCAGGAACGCTACCTGCTTGAAAGGTTGCTGCGTCAGCCCGGTCGCGTCCTGCACCGGGCCGACATCGGACCGTGGTGCTTCGATTACGAGGCACCCCCGCGCCCGGGGCAGATAGACGTGCTGGTCTCACGCCTGCGCCGCCGCCTCGACAGGAACTTCGAACGCCCCATGCTCCACACCATGCGTGGCGTGGGCTATGTGCTGCATCCCTGA